The Desulfococcus multivorans DNA window GTACGGGCACGGCGCGCCGTGTCCCAACCCGAACGAAATCGCCGTTCTATTCGGTTGCACGGGTACGATTATTCCCGGGCCGGCGCGTATTTTGTGACCATTTGCACCCAGAACCGGGAATGCCTGTTCGGGGATATCGTGGCAGGACAAATGCGGTTGAATGGGGCAGGGCGAATTGTTGCCGATGAATGGATCAAAACCGCCGAAATCCGTGATGAAATTGAATTGGATGAATGGGTGGTGATGCCCAATCATTTTCACGGCATTATCGTGATTGCCGATGGTAGGGGCGACCGGCGGGTCGCCCCCATGGGTTGCACCAGGATATCGGGTGAAAAGGGCGACCGGCGGGTCGCCCCTGTGGGTTGCACCAGGATATCGGGTGAACAGGGCGACCGGCCGGTCGCCCCTACGGGCCCACAACCGCGATCCGTTGGGGCGGTCATGGCCGGATTCAAATCCGCCGCAACCAAACGCATCAACGAATTGCGCCAATCCCCCGGCACGAAATTATGGCAACGCAATTATTGGGAACACATCGTCCGCAACGAAACGGAACTGAACCGGATTCGGGA harbors:
- a CDS encoding transposase — translated: MTYNNHDVRARRAVSQPERNRRSIRLHGYDYSRAGAYFVTICTQNRECLFGDIVAGQMRLNGAGRIVADEWIKTAEIRDEIELDEWVVMPNHFHGIIVIADGRGDRRVAPMGCTRISGEKGDRRVAPVGCTRISGEQGDRPVAPTGPQPRSVGAVMAGFKSAATKRINELRQSPGTKLWQRNYWEHIVRNETELNRIREYIHNNPAQWGMDKLYPRRGDRRVAPMDGTRISFEQGDRPVAPTTEIREPSAMYGHGAPCPNEAAWMI